In Hyphomicrobiales bacterium, the following are encoded in one genomic region:
- a CDS encoding copper-translocating P-type ATPase, with amino-acid sequence MNAPLRDWSAFATPTDDDKLHMDLAVEGVHCAACMTKIERGLSSVPGVTQARLNLTTHRLAVEWDETEADADQIVNMVERLGYRAHPFDPSRRSSEEDAMTRMLLRCLAVAGFAAMNIMLLSISVWSGNVSGIEPETRDFFHWISGLIALPTAVYAGRPFYVSAWHALRARSLNMDVPITIGVFLALSLSVLQVFQHAEDAYFDSAVMLLFFLLVGRFFDQNMRRRTRSFAENLATLRAETATKKSADGVLRDVPLSKVDPGDIVLVRPGERVSVDGIIETGTSEIDQSLVTGETALAAVKAGERVYAGTLNGSGALEIRVSAAATGTLLDEVTKLLETASQAKSTYVRLADRAAQYYAPLVHGAAAATFLFWWAWGIGWQPSLVVAISVLIITCPCALGLAIPAVQVVTSGLLFRRGVLLHSGDAIERLAAVDTIVFDKTGTLTQPVPSLVNAAEIAPADFALAGRLALSSRHPLAVALAGASAANMPFENAREEAGLGVEVEVDGVLHRLGSPKFCDVEEATLETFRAAHPSASMLAMRAGDAMPVLFALEQELRIDAADTVRTLVEGGYRVEILSGDREPAVTAVADTLGVSEWQAGLDPTGKIARLEALAAEGRKVLMVGDGLNDAPALAAAHVSLSPVTAVHLSQAAADAVFLGERLFPVSDALRIARRAHGAMVQNLVLAALYNVIAVPFAVAGAVTPLVAALAMSGSSIVVTSNALRLRLFDKLPTDDLADRLAAPARPTEQACPVPLPSLDESPEIGSGGASR; translated from the coding sequence ATGAACGCCCCCCTTCGCGATTGGAGCGCCTTCGCGACGCCCACCGATGACGACAAGCTCCACATGGATCTTGCCGTCGAGGGTGTGCATTGCGCTGCCTGCATGACGAAGATCGAGCGTGGCCTGTCCTCGGTCCCCGGCGTCACCCAGGCGCGCCTCAACCTGACCACCCATCGCCTCGCCGTCGAGTGGGACGAGACCGAGGCCGACGCCGACCAGATCGTCAACATGGTCGAGCGGCTTGGCTATCGCGCGCATCCGTTCGACCCTTCGCGGCGGTCGAGCGAAGAAGACGCGATGACGCGCATGCTGCTGCGCTGCCTCGCCGTCGCGGGCTTTGCCGCGATGAACATCATGCTGCTGTCGATATCGGTGTGGTCGGGCAACGTGTCCGGCATCGAACCCGAGACGCGTGACTTCTTCCACTGGATTTCCGGCCTGATCGCGCTGCCGACTGCGGTCTATGCGGGTCGTCCGTTTTACGTCAGCGCCTGGCACGCCTTGCGGGCGCGCAGCCTGAATATGGATGTGCCGATCACCATTGGCGTGTTTCTGGCGCTCTCGCTTTCGGTCCTGCAAGTCTTCCAGCACGCCGAGGATGCCTATTTCGACAGCGCCGTGATGCTGCTGTTTTTCCTCCTCGTCGGCCGCTTCTTCGATCAGAACATGCGCCGCCGCACGCGCTCCTTCGCCGAAAACCTCGCGACCCTGCGCGCCGAGACGGCGACCAAGAAGAGCGCCGACGGTGTGCTGCGCGACGTACCGCTGTCCAAGGTCGATCCGGGCGATATCGTGCTGGTGCGCCCCGGCGAGCGCGTCTCCGTCGACGGCATCATCGAGACGGGCACCTCGGAGATCGACCAGAGTCTCGTGACCGGCGAAACCGCGCTGGCCGCTGTCAAAGCCGGCGAGCGGGTCTATGCCGGCACCTTGAACGGCAGCGGCGCACTTGAGATCCGCGTCAGCGCTGCCGCGACGGGCACGCTGCTCGACGAAGTCACCAAGCTCCTGGAGACCGCCTCGCAGGCGAAGTCGACCTATGTCCGTCTCGCCGACCGCGCCGCGCAGTATTACGCGCCGCTGGTCCACGGTGCCGCCGCCGCCACCTTCCTGTTCTGGTGGGCCTGGGGTATCGGCTGGCAGCCGTCCCTCGTGGTGGCGATCTCGGTCCTCATCATCACCTGCCCCTGCGCCCTCGGCCTCGCCATTCCCGCCGTGCAGGTCGTCACCAGCGGGCTCCTGTTCCGCCGTGGCGTGTTGTTGCATTCCGGCGACGCCATCGAGCGGCTCGCCGCCGTCGACACCATCGTTTTCGACAAGACGGGCACGCTGACGCAACCGGTTCCGAGCCTCGTCAATGCTGCTGAAATCGCACCCGCCGATTTCGCGCTTGCCGGACGCCTCGCCCTGTCGAGCCGGCATCCGCTCGCCGTGGCGCTGGCCGGCGCCTCCGCGGCCAATATGCCGTTCGAGAACGCGCGCGAAGAGGCGGGTCTTGGGGTCGAGGTCGAAGTCGATGGTGTGTTGCACCGCCTCGGCAGTCCGAAATTCTGTGACGTCGAGGAGGCAACGCTCGAGACCTTCCGCGCCGCGCATCCGAGTGCCTCGATGCTCGCCATGCGCGCCGGTGACGCGATGCCCGTCCTGTTCGCGCTAGAGCAGGAGCTGCGCATCGACGCGGCTGATACCGTCCGGACACTGGTCGAGGGCGGCTACCGCGTCGAGATCCTGTCGGGCGACCGCGAACCGGCCGTTACGGCCGTTGCCGATACGCTCGGCGTTTCCGAGTGGCAGGCCGGCCTTGATCCGACCGGAAAGATTGCCCGCCTCGAAGCGCTCGCCGCCGAGGGCCGCAAGGTGCTGATGGTCGGCGACGGCCTCAACGACGCGCCGGCCCTTGCCGCAGCCCATGTCTCGCTATCGCCTGTCACCGCGGTGCATCTCAGCCAGGCAGCGGCCGATGCCGTGTTCCTCGGCGAGCGGCTCTTCCCGGTCTCCGACGCGCTCAGGATCGCCCGCCGTGCCCATGGCGCGATGGTTCAGAACCTGGTGCTCGCGGCTCTCTACAACGTCATTGCCGTGCCGTTCGCCGTTGCCGGCGCGGTCACGCCGCTTGTCGCCGCGCTCGCCATGTCGGGATCCTCGATCGTCGTGACCTCGAACGCGCTGCGGCTGCGCCTGTTTGACAAGCTGCCGACCGACGATCTGGCCGACCGGCTCGCCGCACCGGCGCGCCCGACGGAACAGGCCTGCCCGGTTCCTCTGCCGTCTCTCGACGAGTCACCGGAAATCGGCTCCGGGGGCGCGTCCCGGTGA
- a CDS encoding nitrogen fixation protein FixH, whose amino-acid sequence MSELTGKPITGRHVLIGLIIFFLVVATANGVLMWYAMKSWSGLEVESSYEAGREFPDEIAAARQQETKGWKVGIETERDASSTAQIRVTATDAGDTPINGLSFTGQLTRPINSAQDHQFALEAEGRGVYVASIDGVEPGQWTLIVEAKDGEERVFRSRNKVFFRQ is encoded by the coding sequence ATGAGCGAACTGACAGGCAAGCCGATCACCGGACGTCACGTTCTGATCGGGTTGATCATCTTCTTTCTCGTGGTAGCGACCGCCAACGGCGTGCTCATGTGGTACGCGATGAAGAGCTGGAGTGGCCTCGAGGTCGAGAGCTCCTATGAAGCCGGCCGGGAGTTCCCCGACGAGATCGCCGCCGCGCGCCAGCAGGAAACCAAGGGCTGGAAAGTCGGCATCGAGACCGAGCGTGATGCCTCCAGTACCGCGCAGATCCGCGTGACCGCGACCGACGCCGGCGACACGCCGATCAACGGGCTTTCCTTCACCGGTCAGCTGACGCGGCCGATCAACAGCGCTCAGGACCACCAGTTCGCGCTGGAGGCCGAAGGGCGCGGCGTCTATGTTGCCTCCATCGACGGGGTCGAGCCGGGTCAGTGGACGCTGATCGTCGAGGCCAAGGACGGCGAGGAGCGCGTCTTCCGGTCGCGCAACAAGGTCTTTTTCAGGCAATAG
- the ccoG gene encoding cytochrome c oxidase accessory protein CcoG, with the protein MRVETQNGGAGDSPMYASHEKVYPAAVSGRFRKIKWALLVITLGIYYLLPFVRWDRGPNAPDQAVLVDMPGRRFYFFMIEIWPQEVYYFTGLLILAALTLFLMNALAGRVWCGYLCWQTVWTDLFFAVERWVEGDRRERIKLDKTPWSLRWIRQKATKHILWILIAWWTGGAWVLYFADAPTLVVQLATLQAPFVAYMFIGILTFTTYVFAGFMREQVCIYMCPWPRIQAALTDEFALNVTYRHDRGEPRVSVKQAEKLRAAGEPAGDCVDCGQCVAVCPTGTDIRHGSQLSCIQCGLCIDACDNVMKKIGRPTGLVTYDTDDNMDRAERGEPPVYRLIRFRTIGYVVIISAVCLFMLYTLTNRTLEDVNVLHDRNPLYVNLSNGGVRNGYTIRLLNKEAREREFVLSVAGMPEGTSLEVVGVSDQVEGKPKISIGRDQTREVRVLVASPPGVKMPHSSDVTFTITDAETGASASVSDYFKASR; encoded by the coding sequence ATGCGTGTTGAGACCCAGAACGGTGGGGCCGGAGATTCTCCGATGTATGCATCGCATGAAAAGGTCTATCCCGCCGCAGTAAGCGGCCGGTTTCGGAAGATCAAATGGGCACTGCTGGTCATTACGCTTGGTATCTATTACCTGCTGCCCTTTGTGCGATGGGATCGCGGACCGAACGCGCCCGACCAGGCCGTCCTCGTCGATATGCCGGGGCGCCGTTTTTACTTTTTCATGATCGAGATCTGGCCACAGGAAGTTTACTACTTCACCGGCCTGCTGATCCTTGCCGCATTGACGCTGTTCCTGATGAACGCGCTCGCCGGCCGCGTCTGGTGCGGCTACCTGTGCTGGCAGACGGTCTGGACCGATCTGTTTTTCGCCGTCGAACGCTGGGTCGAAGGTGACCGCCGCGAGCGCATCAAGCTCGACAAGACGCCGTGGAGCTTGCGCTGGATCCGCCAGAAGGCGACCAAGCATATCCTCTGGATATTGATCGCCTGGTGGACCGGCGGCGCCTGGGTCCTGTACTTCGCCGACGCGCCGACACTGGTTGTCCAGCTCGCAACCCTGCAGGCGCCCTTCGTCGCCTACATGTTCATCGGCATCCTGACGTTCACGACCTACGTGTTCGCCGGCTTCATGCGCGAGCAGGTCTGCATCTATATGTGTCCCTGGCCGCGCATTCAGGCCGCTTTGACCGACGAGTTCGCGCTCAATGTCACCTACCGGCACGACCGCGGCGAGCCGCGGGTCTCGGTCAAGCAGGCTGAAAAGCTGCGCGCGGCCGGTGAACCCGCCGGCGATTGCGTCGACTGCGGCCAGTGCGTCGCGGTCTGTCCGACCGGCACCGATATCCGCCATGGTTCGCAGCTTTCCTGCATCCAGTGCGGCCTGTGCATCGATGCCTGCGACAACGTGATGAAGAAGATTGGCCGTCCGACCGGTCTGGTCACGTACGATACCGACGACAATATGGATCGTGCCGAACGTGGCGAGCCGCCGGTCTATCGTCTGATCCGTTTCCGCACCATCGGTTACGTCGTCATCATTTCGGCTGTCTGTCTGTTCATGCTCTACACGCTGACCAACCGGACGCTCGAAGACGTCAATGTGCTGCACGACCGCAACCCGCTCTACGTCAATCTGTCGAATGGCGGTGTGCGCAACGGCTACACCATCCGCCTTCTCAACAAGGAGGCGCGTGAACGCGAGTTCGTGCTCTCCGTGGCGGGAATGCCGGAAGGCACGTCGCTGGAAGTGGTCGGTGTCTCCGATCAGGTCGAGGGCAAACCGAAGATCTCCATCGGCCGGGACCAGACCCGTGAGGTTCGTGTCCTCGTCGCCTCGCCCCCGGGCGTGAAGATGCCGCATTCCTCGGATGTGACCTTCACCATCACCGACGCCGAAACCGGCGCCAGTGCGAGTGTGAGCGACTACTTCAAGGCATCGAGATAG